Genomic window (Sebastes umbrosus isolate fSebUmb1 chromosome 21, fSebUmb1.pri, whole genome shotgun sequence):
CCGTATTTCCATTTTcataatgcagaaaatgagattGGTGTATCCATGTATGTCCAGGGCCTGTTCTATACTAGTGTTCcagtgacagtgagccagcatgcacaatatcaggaaacctgaaatcaaagcagctaaatggaattcagacatcattaatttccttatttacaccagtgtttttcctgctgtgacaagtcaaaatgtcttctgtgaaaaagacCTATCGAAACAACTCGCAGTGTCTCTTTGTctgcaacagaaacagaaacctCTCCCCCCCGTTacccaaaaagcatttttttgtcCAATAGTCCTCCATCATAAAAGAGACGTCTATAAAActggcaaattaaaaatgtgGTGAGGACAAGGAAATGTTGCTTAGGGGAAATAGGAAATGATTTAATGTGTGCCAAGaccaaaacaaatgtaatgAACTAGTGAAagataaagagaaaaataaattaagttccactgattgaggaaaaaaacataaaagttttttttttttttaaccaacgGATTGGAGGATGAAGGAAAACTAGAAAGCTCTTTTTACTCTAttcaaattatttaattaacaATACTATTTAATGGTGTATTCAGTTATACTGCACATGCCTGTTAACCTTTTACGAAATTGTGTAATTTATGGAAAGAAATAAGAACATGAATCTAGCAATGCTTCAACAGAGTGGggttaaaaacaaaatctgaaaaatgacaacaaatatCAAAATAAGCCTGAATTGCCTCGTATTATCTATataccatatacagtatgtaacacaaaaaaaaacttggcaTTTTCTGCAGTGTGAAAACAGCGTAAcaagaaaacagacaaaacataTTAAGTGGCGTCTCCCATTTAAATCGTAACACTTTGTTTTAACTTGATTTGTCATAGGAATCCAACATATTTACCATCCTGCATCGTGTACAGTAAAAACTGATCCAATATAAATATTCTAACAttattctgttgttgtttttttgtttttttttacagtacaacCTCAGTCTACAGATTTTGCACACCGGCGCTGTATTTACACTGTACAGAGACAATTTAGCAAAACGTATACAATCTATCTTTTTAGTAGCAGTGTTTGAGTCGTCACTaatgatgcttttttttctccactcatTTGGGTTCTCTCCAGAACTACACAAAACAaccctgaaaaaaatcatgcgtTTAGTGGCTCTTAAATGTCAATAATCCGTTATTTGTGCTGTTTCTTTGTAAGCTGGAAGAACCATACaaaatgttaaagaaaaaaaaaatacttcagtTATTTGTTCTATTTCCTCCGGTAGAAAGGGGAGAGTTAAAGTAGCTTATTACAGGCACCACAGGTCAGGACAATGGCAGTGAATTAACATAAGCTCTACAGTATGTCTCACGTCTGACTGAGAGTAGTGGACCACTGTCTTCCAGTCGGTCTCCTCCCGAGTATGCATGCGTCATCGTATTTaaccacaacaacaaagcaaTGCATGAGTATTGCTTTAAGTGAACAGCTGTATCTGGATGTTACTGTAAGAGCAACTGGAACTGTATAATGGTACACGTTGAATCCCCCGGTCCTGTCAGAGCGCCCCCTGCACTTGCTTTTTCAATAGTTAGCTCTCCGAATGAGAACCTCGATTAAATGGCTATAGCGTGAATGAATACGATGATATGTAGTCCAGTCAACTGGATGAACTGTACACTCAAGGTAACGGTGGAATGTCTCTCCTTTTGTGTGATCTGCTCGCAGATGTTTCTGCTGGATGGGAATGCAAAAGAACAGATCAACACCAGCAAAAACAATGAAACAAATTGAGGAATTGAGGAATTGAGCAtttcaattttttaaaatgtgcctgtcaaaaaaaaaaaaaatcatgcttcAGCTCAGAAAGTGAGTGAAACAGAAGATTCAAATGAAAGGAATGTACACGGCCTCCCTCCATCAGCCGAAAAAGCGAGTGGAGCCTCAGAGGGAATCATGGAACGCTGTTGTCGCCTGTTGTCTTTCGCATTAATCGCTTTTtcctattttctttttcttcacacAGTCTctcatatatatagatatatatacatatatctatatatagatatatattgcCAGCTGTATTTCTGTTTGGCCTCTTCTTCTGCGGTCGAGGTCTTCATTCCAACAACGTTCACTCACACACTTGAGTTTGGTTCAGCTCAGCTCTGTTTGGTTCAGTGCAGGCAGCCAGTTGAACTTCTCTTATGTACAACAACCAGAGAGGGTGCACACTCACACTTGTAAAAGTgccagattgtgtgtgtgtgagtttgtgtgtgtgtgtgtgtgtgtgttgatccaCAGGACTgctgcccccccaccccctctggTTTGCCTGCTTACCAGgcagatatacagtacagtatgtcggaCAGGTCTGTCTCCGTGCTGCAGGCGGTGTTAGGAAATGATGGCTGGACACCACCGCACCACCGTCAGGTTGTCTGCACTCACTGACCGCTTCTTCGCGTGTTTCCTCAAGTCTTTGTATATGTCATCGCACAACCGCGAGATGGCCTGAAAGATGAAGCATAACAGAAATGAGACGGAGATGGCGAGGCGTATACTGTCATCTGGAAGTAAGATAATCAAGATTTAAAATCctcatttattttggttttgtgCTGTCTTGTGTGATTAATGGCTTAAAGTATTCAGTATTTAGTTTTCATGGGTATTTAAAAAGAGATTCAACCAGATTTGTTGGCAGTCTGTTATTCTGAGACAACAAAGGGGTTTTTCATACAGCCATCAACAGGCATTAatgtggggcacgctcacagcCTCAAATGTTCTACTCCTAGACTGAAAATCATTACATTCTGTAGATGTTTCAAAGGGTTAAACAAATGTTATGGAGATTTTGGGACCTATTTTGAGAAATCTGCGTCAATCTATTTATCTTCGATCATCCATTTATTTAATCTATTTCAGATAAGGCAGTTCACTCCCTCcctttttaatatgtttatatattttgttttgtctttaattGTGTAtatgttctttttcttttactgttaCTCTATTGTGACTTTCCTgtcaaaactgaaaacaaaatattgaaaaaatagCAAAATCTCAGTGTTAACATGACCTGAGTTTGAAGTGATAATCAGCTACTGAGCAGTAGGAATCTAAACAAACtgaattcacatattttttttttttttaaagtatcaaaactaAACAAACTGTGATTGCacccaaaaatgttttaattaaaaaaaaaatgttaaaggttCTCTAAATTCAgatcattaatatagcatcaaacaactatttgctatgtaaagatatagtggagtaatgtctacctgagcagagaatgaagtctctctccctttgTTGTAATCAgtgcttctccttgctttgttgatatagccgggccggctgcaCCTGCCTTTTAgtacatgtttgtgcatgtgagcgcgtGTACAAACTGGGCCTGTGTgcatctccctcactctctAGTGAGTTTTGTTGCACCTGTAACTGTGTGGGACATCTTAGCCCGTTATCATTTTCATTGGTCCATAGAGTTTCGTGACATTACATACTATATATCTAGGCACATACAATATATCACCTAGCTTTCACCTGACTAAAGGCCTTTAAACCCTGGGGGCGTGATGAATAACCAACACAAATATTATAtctctagggcttttattgtgaaaagtaagaacagaaggagtggatctggtctgcactgcctttgtgaaagttgaaaggagtaataaagtttgccacgTTGGTTAGGACTACGGAgcctcagtgttgttgtttcataaatataggcacaACTCCACCCGTTCCGCaaaacgtgattggttgatgcattAAGTATGTTGCATTTTCGCCACGTAATATTTGTATTCTGCATGAAAGTtctcattacaaaaacaacttttaatcGCACGAAAAAAACGCTGCCTGTGTTTAAAGGCCTTAAGGGTCTAATCGGCCAGAACAACTGAAAACAGCTGTAAAGGAGTGCAGGGCCTTTAAATCAGGCACTGTGGTACTTCTTTAGTATATTACTCCAATAACACAAGCATGAagcaaatacatacaccttattcacagcagacattttgacttggcatagcaggaaaagcagcaGTGAACTAATGACATCAACAAATAGCTCTGATCCACTAAGTAGCAGCGCAGCACCAGGGCCCTGCAACAGGCCAGACTAAATGGAATGCAGTCATTATTAATGTTGCTAATTACACCGGTGCTTTTCCTGCTaagatgtcaaaatgtctgctgtgaaaagtcaatttctctttatttttataagATCTACTTTGGTcgaacagagaaaaaaagcagcCGACGGTGCATCCGCCAGCATCAACATCATCACTGCTGTTTGAAACGCTTCCTGCAGtcaggcagagggagagggagggagggacatATGTTTGAGGCAGTGAAGCTAATTGCACAGCAACACGGGCCTACATCCTGTCCTTCACCCAGCAGACGATCTGCCGTTTGTGTTTTTTGCGTGCACGTGTGTTGAGCTGAAGCACTTCTAAATACTAATTAGCCGGATGGCCTCCGTTCATTGTATCCACATCCTCAGGCCACAATAAATTGGATTCAGAAGACCTGAACTCCaaaaatcaaaatgtgtttccagtttttttctctgtctaCTACCCACCTCTAGTTTCTGAGCCTTCTCCCTGCTGAGGGGCTCCAGTGGGAAGCTGAGGTTGTTGGCCTCGGCCAGGGAGCGCAGGTCGAAGTAATACTTGGCGTAGACGCTGGACGGCACGTTGATGTTGAACTGCAGCAGCTCCAGAAACTGACGCTCCAGCTCATTCCTtttggcagagagagagaaagagagagagaaagagagagagaaagagagagagagagagagagagagaaagagagagagagaggatgtgtgaGTTGACAagcttaaaataataataaagttagtAAGATCTTTGAAATTGAATTGTCTGTCTACAAATACATTCTGTATAGAGAGACTGaagaggagacaaagagagtAGAGAGGGGGTGTTAGTGCTGGCAGATCCGTCACCTCACACAGACGGTGGGTGTTATTTTCACATGTGCGGTACCAATACACATTCACCGAGTAAATCCCCAAACATAAGCCTTTTCCTCATACTGAAAAGGAGTGATATCGAAGCAAAAGGCTCTGAGCGTTATGTGTAAGAAAGAATATTAATCCCACATCCCTGAAAATGCTATTGTCATGCATCGCCTCACGCCGCACAGCTCTGTGATCCCTCCTGCGGCGCGCTGACAGCCGCTTTCATCCGTTCGTCTTCAGTCGTGGCCCGTTCCTTTTGCATTGTAACCTGCATAAGAAGCACTATGCATCTCTTCTCCCTAGCCTTTTGTTCCCCGCCCACGCACATTCGCAGGCATGCAGCAACAGACGGGCTAAATTTAGACGCCACTGTAGCCAAACTCTGCCTAATAACGCTGCTTCTTTTTTATCTCTTGCCGTGGCACTCATTCAGCTATTCTCATCCCCATTTCTTTTTGTGGTTCTCCGCTCCTCACAGTCCTTTCCCAGACTCCCCTGCAGTTATTTCACAGTCAAGCTTGTGCCGGTTAGGGGGCGGAAAGGGGGAATTCAGCAGGCTATGTTCCTGAGCATGGATTCAAAAAGACTTAAATTGATCTTCCGAGGAAATCTCCGGTCAAGCACTGAGTCACCGTCCGGAAAATTGCCATATGGGAGCACGGCAGAACTACATGCTGGGCTCCTCTCACTGAGGAGAGTCCCAAACAGGTGGATTACAGTCACTGCTCTGTAAAATCTGAGCCCAAGGACGAGAATATACAGCCACTGATGAATGCAGCAGAGGTTAGAGGTCGCAGCAGTGGCAACACGTCTACAGCATTGTGTTTCCCCTCAGAATAATCCAGATTCCTGTGACGGATGTGCTGTACAGGGACAGAGTGGCGGGTCCTCATGCCCCAGATGCTTCTTCCCTGTCGCACACACAGCAATGTCATTTGTAATAGATGATGATATCTGGTAAGAGCCATGTATCTCTTGTTGTCAGCTTGTTAGGAACTAATAAACCAGGCGTATTTCAAGCTTGTTGACATGATAACGTGATTTATAATCGGTGCATGGTTTTTAGAGGCCAACATGCATAAATCTTGCTCTAACAAAAGGGTAGACAACATCTTACAGGCCGTGACACTAAACAGAATGGGACCATGATTTATTTGATCAATTacaccctgcaatgacatgctGTGCCTATTATGTGATAATACTTTATCATAAGGCTGAGTTGTATTTAACTGAGCCAATCTACAGTATCGCTACTTTTCTGGGACCAATCCAAGAGCCACAACAAGATAAGATAAACTGGGCAGGGTGTCAGATAAAGTCGCCCTAGGCATGTCCAGCATACATGTGACTCTGAGCACCTCTTGAGTCCAGGCTGACCCCACAAACACAGACTATTCTCAGCATAGAATGAGCCTGAAGACAGGTACAGTAGTTAAGAATGATGGtaaataacaatacaaacagCACGTTTTAAGGAAATCAATTAGCCGATCAACAGTAAATGTATTGTTTACAGCATTTTCAAGCGAAAATTCCAATAATTCACTGGTTgcattttttcaaatgtttttttttctagttttcaaTGATAGTGAACTACTTATCTTTGAGTTTGGGGCCTAACCTGAAAgctataaattaaatgtatcaGCTGCAGCCAATTTCAAGCCATTGGCTTGCTCTTAATAGAttataaaatgaaaagttgGCTATAAaggctacagtatgtgttattaattgtgagtaacattacattttgaatgcagaaataataaaacacatctcCTGCCACCTTCATAACAAAGAAAGAGAGTTATCTTTAATACATTTCATGCCTAAAAACTATTGTTATGCAAGAAGAAATGGAACTGGTTAAAAATAAGACACTTCAGAAACAAAATATTGTCACCGGCAGCAGCTGATAATATTTAGAGTAACTGACCTCAGTCTATAGGCCTttcagttgtgtgtgtgcattgcatTTCTGTGCACTTTTGACTACCTTCATATCGATAAAATGCAACATTTtaggtagggatgtcacaagaagcgatacttcggtaccaagtcgatgtcAAAATCCTgaaatcgtggaatttcactggtattggtatcgactgctACATTTCTGATATCGGGACATCCCTAGCTTTGGGTGTGTCTGCAGCAACTCACATGTCCTCCACAGTGATATCCTTGAGAATTTGGCAGTAGTCCACGTTCCAGACCGCCTGGTCGTCCCACACCTTCGATGCCAGGAGGATCGCTCCTAGCACGATCCGCTTCCAGTTGAGCGGGCAAATGTCGATCTCAGCGTAGGTCAAGAGCCTCTCCAAATACACCTTGAATAAAGAGATGTGTCACACGTAAATATCTCAGAAAATACTGATCTTTTCCACTTCTTTGAACATACTAAATTATACAcataatttattttcttcaacACTGTAACAGATGCTTTTAATGTATTATCCATTACCTATGTAATTAGCACATTCTCACATTTCTCTGTTTAATTATCCCCTGCTCTCCTTGAGAGTCTACATAGTTAGTTTGCTGCTGTACTGTTTTGCAGTCTCctgccgcctcctcctcctcctcctcctcctcctcctcctcctcctggtaaaaaccacaacaacaacatgtcagACACTGATGAAATCCAGCTCCCCTGGAGCCTGCTCATTAAAATATCCTTGTGGATCGAAACACTccatctctctgcctctctccccgtttccatttctctctctttttttgggtAGCCAGAATTCCCACAGTCTACAGATCAGAAAGCACAACGAGCCCGCAGGCACCTGTTTCTTACAAGTTGGAGTACTTGTACAGAAGCTGATTCTTCTGATTCCACTGATCATCATTTTGTTAGAAAGTCGTTGTCGAGTACAGAAGCTGATTCTTCTGATTCCACTGATCATCATTTTGTTAGAAAGTCGTTGTCGAGCATGAAAGCTTCAGTGATCCACTGCACGGTAACAACTAAATGTCTAGCCTGGTAATGGAAGCTACAGCATACCTCGTCAGTTACCATTCCCTCACTTTCTCATTCACTCCAAAATAACAACCTCTCTATGAAATGTGTCTTAACATACACTTGTCATCTTTTTTGTaccgtttttctttttttatttacatttgtattacTAGTACTTTTAGTTTTCAGTATGGATTTGGTACATTTATTTAGtattcttaaagaggacctagtATGCTCATGTTCAGGtatatacttgtatttggggtttctactagaacatgtttacagaacagtctgctctgattggtcaacccaaccaaactctttggactccgctctaactaaGTTTGTTTGAGGGAGTGCCAAACTATcagctaggcaggtattatgcaaatgtattacttggtgacatcaccacgttacagaagaaaaggtgggacttcaagcgaggcatttcagacagttcaggagcagtgtttctgtgggggagagtaactccctttggcgtggacttcgGGCTTTGTAACTTCAGAGACCTTTTATATGCACCAAAAactatacaccgatcagccataacatccccacaccctgaccggtctgcagctacgcagccccatacgcaacaaactgcgatgcactgtgtgttctgacacctttctatcggaaccagcattaactttttcagcaatttgagcaacagtagctcttctattggatcggacaacacaggccagccttcgctgacccagtcgtctagccatcacaatttggcctttgtcaaagtcgctcacattcAAAAATGGCTGGCccatttttctgcttccaacacaaagttcaaagttcaaagtgTTCACTTGCTGcttaatatatcccccccactgccaggtgccattgtaacgagatagtcaatgttattcacttcacctgtcagtggtcttaatgttatggctgatcggtgtataaagcataataggtcttttttaataaatatttaacttCAGTATACTACAGTCtatttcattttttgtatttttggtaTTTGTATTGCTTATGGCCGACTTTCTGAACATGTCATTTGCTAAAGTTTGCAACAGATATGATCCAATACAAACATTCATGTAACAGCAACTTTTTCCCCAGCTGACTGGGaactacattttttattttccataaataaaatgtgctgCAGGCTCAACTGAATTCAGACCAGTTACAGCTTTGAAATCTGTCATCTCAGATGACAAGTCTGACTAAAAGAAAAAATCGGGTCTGCAGAGATGCTGTATTTTTTATGGTGGAGTGGAATATACTGTGGAACAACCTATTATAATTCTGTGTGAATGTGCACTGTGGCAGAACTGTCAGTATTATGTGACTTAAAAACCTAAACAGACTCCGAGAAGACTGTCAGAGAGTCGTTAGATGAAGATTATTCCCGTCTAATTACTGGGCATAAAATAGTACCTTGTGGCATGGACAAATAGAGAGGCAAAGAGAAGGGAGATGTTGTATACTTTCATTCTGTTTTGCAGTCTGGTTTGACTTGCCCACTAGCACGGCTCAGGTGGCTAATTGGACAAGTCAAGCTGGGCTGGGCTTCGTGCCTGCAGGCAGTGCTAACCTATCTCTGTTGTGGCCCAGAGCCTGCCAACAGACACCACATATACACTCATCTGGCAGCGGGCTGCACACATTGAAGAAAGCCCCAATGAAATGAGAGCCAGGCCACATGCTGAGCGATATGAATGCaacagcacagagaggaagcTATACAAACAAGCACAACAAAGAATCCAGCGGCAGTGTGGTTGGCAAACAGCAGCCACATGCCGCCTcattaaacaaaaatgattaAACTTTGTGATTCCTGGGCCCGATGTCACAGATGAGGTTTGGCACAAGACAGAGAAGCTGGTCTCCAAGGAGCTCAAAGGTTAAACTAAGCTCAGGAACAGGCTAATTTCTGAAACAGAGGGATGTTAACTGGTCTGAATGTAGTAAAAACATACTATTTTCATATTTACTTCGATGGTTTTCTGTCCACTCGTGTTTGAAAAGTAATCCTGCAGTGTCACACTACATCTATTATCCATAAAATTTGCAAGCCAAAGCATGAAGCACTTGATTTAAAGTTTATGATTCATTATGTAAAATAGAGGAATTCATTTGAACACATTCCTGACTGGTGGTTGCTTtaactactatatatatatatatatcattaagTTTATACTCCAAACCATCAACATgttgtgttctgcatttaaaggaacagtgtgtagcattttgggggatattggcagaaatggaataaaatattcataactatgttttcattaatgtgtAATCACTCGAAACTaaaaaatcattgtgttttcgttagcttagaatgagcccttcagcggctcacgttaccgcagtattgaaaagggaggagtgaggtgtactcagttggttgcaatctgcaaccacaccactagatgccgccaaatcctacaaactaTACCTTTAAAACAACTAAACATTAAAAGACATTCTGTGGGGATAATAAACAGAGCCAGTGTTAATGGTATAAAGGTCTCTTCCTACTCTTCATGTATTATCTATTGCTACTACCAGTGCAGGCTATCCAGTACAGTAGGTAAGGTAGGTAGATTAAAATGCAGCAGTAGTTAAACACATCAGTCTAATATATTCTAAATGTTTCTAAACTAATATAAACTAATAGTTTCCCGTATGACACCAATGCATGACCTTTGCCCCCTGGAAATTGCTATGGATGGTAATGGTAGCGTTTGAGCTTTGATCAACAATGATTTGCCAAAGAAGACTGATTA
Coding sequences:
- the ccny gene encoding cyclin-Y isoform X11, with product MEYNPSDHPRASTIFLSKSQTDVREKRKSLYINHFTHISENKHHQGPVRRKYSSCSTIFLDDSTVSQPNLKYTIKCVALAIYYHIKNRDVDGRMLIDIFDEKLHPLTKSELPPDYEKHDPEQKQIYRFVRTLFSAAQLTAECAIVTLVYLERLLTYAEIDICPLNWKRIVLGAILLASKVWDDQAVWNVDYCQILKDITVEDMNELERQFLELLQFNINVPSSVYAKYYFDLRSLAEANNLSFPLEPLSREKAQKLEAISRLCDDIYKDLRKHAKKRSVSADNLTVVRWCPAIIS
- the ccny gene encoding cyclin-Y isoform X10, which codes for MEYNPSDHPRASTIFLSKSQTDGEHFREKRKSLYINHFTHISENKHHQGPVRRKYSSCSTIFLDDSTVSQPNLKYTIKCVALAIYYHIKNRDVDGRMLIDIFDEKLHPLTKSELPPDYEKHDPEQKQIYRFVRTLFSAAQLTAECAIVTLVYLERLLTYAEIDICPLNWKRIVLGAILLASKVWDDQAVWNVDYCQILKDITVEDMNELERQFLELLQFNINVPSSVYAKYYFDLRSLAEANNLSFPLEPLSREKAQKLEAISRLCDDIYKDLRKHAKKRSVSADNLTVVRWCPAIIS